The Hippoglossus stenolepis isolate QCI-W04-F060 chromosome 3, HSTE1.2, whole genome shotgun sequence genomic sequence ATCGAATTCTTCTTCCTCAGCCTGGTTTGCTTGGAGTTTTCCAAAAGCTTATTGCCTCTAAGGCCAATGACCATCAAGGATTTTACCTCCTCAACAGCATCATAGAGCACATGCCCCCGTAAGTCCAATATAATTGTTCAATCTGAAGTGAAAAGTATTACCTGGACAAACTTATAGGTTTATGTTGCGGGACGTTTTGTAGACTACTCacgttattttttttctcttgccaGGGAATCAATCATTCAGTACAGGAAGCAGATCTACATTTTGCTCTTCCAGAGGCTCCAAAGCTCCAAAACCACCAAGTTCATCAAGAGTAAGTTCTGTCATCACACTAATTCATCTGTGTTAGTGAGAAACCACATGAGTCTTGAGCTCTGACAGAAAAAATGATTCAGTCTCTGGTGTCATTGTCACTGTCTGTTGATAATAACGAGTCTTAAGTGTTaaagttttctccttttttcttttctccaagGTTTCCTGGTGTTTATCAACTTGTATTGCGTCAAATACGGAGCAATTGCACTTCAGGAGGTTTTTGACAGCATCCAGCCTAAGTAAGTGTATTTTCAATGTAAACCCCAAGGtgttgacagaaaacacactgatggCCGACTGCAGATATGTCGTAGAACACATCACTGCAGCATTTAGACAGTGGTAACATGACAAGTTATATTAACCAATCCAACTCTTTACAGCTGCCTTACTCACTGTGACGAGGAACCATTTCTAGAAACAGGACTTTAAAGAAATGTTGTGACTATCACAATATCAGATTTTCACGATATGATTATTGTGGCCCAAAGAATTCATGATGATTAAATTTCCTATCAATgttatacattattatattatttattgtagATTTTTGTCAACAGTGTAATATGCCCCACAAAAGTTCTCAATCCCAGTGCATTTGCAGTCTCCAGTGCATTTTTATGTTCCCCAAGACCTgtagaaaaatgtataaatcctgttttcttttttgtattgcAGAATGTTTGGTATGGTGTTGGAGAAAATAATTGTTCCAGAGGTACAGAAGGTTTCTGGACCAGTTGAGAAGAAGATCTGTGCTGTTGGCATCACCAAGATCCTTACAGAGTGTCCTGCAATGATGGACACAGAGTACACTAAAATCTGGTAAGAAAGTGGCTGAATGAAAATACGAACCTTGACTTTCTATCCTTCTTGCGGTTACTTAGCTATACAAGCAGCTATACATCCAGCACTGTTGTCATATTCAgttcacatttaaatctgttggggtaaaaatgtaataataaatcaCCAGTTTTTATCATATCTGAACCTTTTCCAGTCGAACCCAAAGCTTAAGTTACTAAGCCGTAAATGGGCAAGTAAACAATCTAAATGTGGTAGAGTGGGAAACACTTTTACAATACATATCAGGATGCaggttgttttaatttgttgcaACAAGTCACACTAATGGTAATCATTTGGATTTTCCTGTATCTGTCCAGGACGCCTCTGCTCCAAGCCCTCATCGGTCTGTTTGAGTTACCAGAAGACGACAGCATCCCAGATGATGAGCACTTCATCGACATCGAGGACACACCAGGGTACCAGACGGCATTCTCACAGCTCGCCTTTGCTGGGAAGAAGGAGCACGACCCCATTGGAGATGCTGTCGGAAATCCAAAGATCCTGCTGGCCCAGTCACTCCACAAGCTTTCTACTGCCTGTCCAGGAAGGGTACGTTTGAACACGCAGGAAGTGATCTTCAGAAGCAATACCCAATGTGTTTCACAACATAAGTCACTATGACTTGGTTTAGTTTTGTTTGGAATAAAACGACTGTTAACatgattgttttcttcttgtctccATTTATTGTGGCGCAGGTTCCTTCAATGCTGAGCACCAGCCTGAATGCAGAAGCCCTCCAGTACCTGCAGGGCTATTTACAGGCAGCCACTGTGCAGTTGCTTTGAAACTGATGTGATGAGGAGACCACAATATGCTGCAGGAGTGGCCACAGTGGCCTCGGGTCACACAGCAGACCTGCTTCAGCTGAACTTTAAGTCTTTTACAGATTTTGGTTTTGACGTGACGGTTAAACAATGGATTTGTCGGAGGAATAATCATTTTGCCTGAATTCAGGGTGTGTTCTCAGATGgaagcttttttgttttaaagggtttttaaaaagacacGAACAAACGTTGACATTACTCAATTACAGTTTAGGCCCTTGGTTTTGCTGTGTAGCAAAAGGCTAACAAGATGTTGAGTTCTGATACAATTGTCAGtttatttcaacaacaacaacagcagcattgGATGTAAATTTCAACAGTATTGTGGAATGATGAAATAATGACAATTCTTATTGGAAGGATTTCTTTTTGTatgtttgatttcctttttaCGGTTCTGGAGACTCCAGTCTGGCTCAACACAACGCTCAATATTCTTCTGTTGCATGTTTCCTGTAGATTTGTTTGTCTTAGTCTTTGTTTCTGCACTGTTtgttaatgtgaataaaaagagGCACTTGTATAGATCTGGTACTGTTGAGGTCtcttcactgttttgttttttttaatagtaatTTGGATTTATATTGGACTGTGAATCTTACTGGCCTCCAATGTAGACATCAACAACTTATTTGTAACTGGAAATAACCATTATTCACGGAGAGTCACTATATTGCTACGAGTCAAGTTTTCCATGCAGCCTGAGATTGAGTGTAGATATTGGGCTCCCCCTTCAGATAACAAATTCATATATTAAGAATGTATAGTAGGAGCCTTTGGTGCTTCAATTGGTCCATTATTCAACAAAGGTATAAAACAGTCAAGTGTTAGGAGGATTTTATGTGGCCGTTGGATGCCTTCATTTCAACATTCTTGATGAAGGGCAGCATACATTTGTCTCCTCCCATGAAGCGATATGTTGCCACGTTCGCCTCCCACGGTAACAACCTAGagatggaaaacaaatgagCCGTTTTATTTCTAGCTTGGTCCAAGAATGTAAACTCTACCTGAGTCCTGTGAATTACTTACGCTCGTGTGAGGAAGGGGATGTACATGATGCGAGGGATGCAGATCATTTGCTGTTCGGCTAAAATGGCCTTCATGGATTGCTGCACGGTGTAAAGCGGTTCGAGAGGTGGAATCAGACCCCTGAGCTCCTTCCTGTCAGATCCCAAACAAGTACAAGAGTAAAGCATCCATTTTTGTTCTAGTGTTACCAAACCAAATGTGGATTCTCACCTGATCTCACAGCCTGCAAACATCCCCGTGTCTACAATATAAGGGCAGACTAAAGTGGTTTTGATGCCGTCCAGTTCCTCTGCCAGCAGCTCATGTGTCAGTGATTCATGGAAACCAACAGCTCCAAATTTACTCGCACAGTAATCCTGCAGGAAAGAGCAGATCCCAGAACAGGATCCGTTGAAATGATTTGTTAGTTACCAGTAAGTGCCTTTAAATGGATTGTTCTAACGTGCCTGCTCAGTTTGTGGTTGGGGATGTCATTGGATTTTACCTCCACACATGCTGTGCTGAAGAGTCCGAGAGCACTGGCGATGGTAACAATGTGTCCGtggttcttttctttcatctgaGGCAGGAAGGCCTTTGTCATCTGTTGAAAggttatataaaaacattaaatagaaAAAGATGATGACTTGAATAATCCATAAATGCCCTCTGTGACCTACGTTGTGCATCCTTTCAAAGTGAATGTACTGACTGGACCTGCGTCGTGATTTCATATGAAAGAAGTCAGATGAATACATATTAACCTGGTGCTGTAGAGGCCAAATACCTTCAGTTTTCACaagactgtggctcaggaggtaaagaggGTCAACTGCAAACCTGGAAGCTGGTGGTTCAATCCTGtatatgtgtctgtgcatgtgactTCTATTGCAAAGCActggtcgataagactggaaaaatgctatacaaatacagatcatttaacATATATTTGGAGGAACTGACAACTTGACCGGAGCTACAAAGAACCATGTTTTGCCGCAGGTTCTCCTTATTGTCCATTTGATTAAACAACCATAAAACAACTGTGCAGGTTTGATTTACTGTAGATTTGGTCAGTGTggacactatatatatatatacatgattGACACCTCAAACCATTTAATTTTGaagatgtgaaaataaaaaaaaggttttaagcTCATAATGTGCTCATGATGTTTAACCTTATATCTCAAAGCTGGGGCCATGTGATATTCCAGCATTGAAATACTGTACAAAGAGCACAGCATGGGGGGTATTTGGAATTAAAAGATGATCTGCTGCTCATTTTTCCCACACCATCACAGGTTGTGGTTCCAGTGTCTTTCCCATTAAGTGCATTAGAGAGTGTAAAAAAGGCGcattcacaaaaatgtaaaagcccacccacccacccactgtatgtgtgtctgttataTTCAGTATATTTGATGCTAATGAGCTTATACTTTTATTGTACAGGCATGAGACTCGGGCTGTAAGAGGATCAAGTGCAGAATCACATGCTGTCTTTACTGGTGGACTCGCGTGCATGGGCTTCTATTATTCTGTGGATGAGTGCATGTAtaccccccccttcccctctctccctctctccctctctccttctctcacacacgcagGTTTGCACAGCTTCCCTCCTATAGGACACTGACTTCCAGCCATTTTTGCTaacctaaccaaaaccttatccctaacccTAAGAATGACCAATTCTTGCCTGAACCTAATCTTGACCTGACCACAGTTCCCATCTTGCACCACAGAAATGCCCCAAGCAGGGATGTGAAATGTCCCTAAATGTCCTCACTGGTccgtgtgcgcacacacacgaccttgtacttctatcttgaTGGGGACACTCGTTGGCGTGACCCTAACCCCAAATTAATTCTAACCCTTTAACAGGCCTTTTTTAAACAGGGAGGAGCGGTCAACAATGTTAAATGTCTCAAAATGGTCCTCGCAAAGatacaagtacaaacacacacacacagaacacaatcCCAGTGGAACAGTCTGCTCTCTGATCCCTTCACGCATCGGTGCGCACAGTGTCCGGAGCCCAGCGGGATGTTATGTGAATGGACGTTATGTAATCCATGTCAGACTGTTTCATCACATCCGCTCTGTGTCACTCAGATGGAGTTTCGCGGTTTGGAGAAAGTGTTTGTGCGTAAAAAGGTGCGTGCGTAAAGTCTCACCCAGAAGAGCGCGTGGCAGTTGACCAGCAGGGTCCTCTCCAGGATCTCGTCGGGACAGTCCAGCAGCCTCCTCCCGGCCACCACGCCCGCGTTGTTCACCAGTATCGTCACATCCCCGACCTCCGCCCTCACCCGGTCCGCCACCTCGTAGATGCTGGGGCGCTTGGACAGATCCACCGTGTACGTGTGCACCTCCACTCCCACTTCCCGCGCCAGCTCGGCGGTCTTCTCGTTGGCGGCCGTGTTGCAGTCCCACAGCACCAGGCGCGCGCCCTCTTTGGCGAACTCCAGGGCGAACAGGCGCCCCAGCGCGCCCCCGGCCCCCGTTATCAGGCACAGCTCCCCGTCGATGCTCTTGAGCCTCGGCCGGAGGATGGTCTGGACGATCGCAGCCAGGATGGAGTAGGTCAGGTCGATgagcatcagcagcaggtcCACGATGAAGATCATGATGCTGCGGTCCTGTCTCGCCCCTCTGCGCCCTGGAGAAGTGaaatacccacacacacacaccgctagGCTTTGGAGTAGATGTCTCTCAGTGTGACGCGGGATTGGATGGCCGTTTTATATAACGTGTGTGCCGGATTAGGAGGCAGACTGATGGTGGCCACGAATCCAAGGGCTTTTTGTCTGATGACTGAGGAGCTGACTTAACAGCCCCTGCGCATTCATAACAGAGGCTGCATGTGTAAAAACGAGGAGGGGATTAAGGGAAGTTCAGAGCCAAAACAACAATGTATAGATTCTTACCGTTTATTTTAAAAGCACGTGTGAAAACCAGAGCAGGCCACATTATAACTGTACATACAAGTGAATGTGCCAGTTCATTTTAAATACTCTGTAATGAATGTTACATCCCAGTGAATTTACAGTACAGGGCTTTCGACCTTATAGTCCAGTGTTAAAGTCCTGGTCTGTAGATAGAATATGGACTTTGTCGCCCAGGCTCCTCTTGATTCTTAAATTGTCCCCAAACCAACCCTCTAACCCTGTGgtgtattgtttctttttacaaGTCAATCAGGTCTTACTCTCAGTGGGTTGAGGAATTTACCCCACAACCCTCGATTCACTTACCTGTGTCATGTGGACTGTATTGCTCAGTAAGTAAAGCATCAGGCTTTCAACCTAAGGGTTGACGGTTTAAGACTGAGTGAAGGCAAGTAACTCCTAACTTAATCATCTATTGTTCACCAGCACCTGTAGGCAATAATCAAATATGGTGGTTTCCTGTATCTTTAACCATCTGACATAATAGCAGAACCCTAATCATAAACCTAACCctgtgggccagtgcattgcctttggctccacATTTCAGCTGCCCAGTCTTTGGATGAAGCAGAAGAAGTCATCGACATGTATCAACAAATCCTAAACCTAGCTgcaaccccaaccctaaccctaaccctaaacttaCCAAGGTCGTAGAAACTCAtagatggtaccaatcgatcgggcgtgCCCGCATTAGTGGGGGTAGAGCCTACTCCCAAGTCTCTACGACATTcaccaaccctaaccctaaccctaaccgcgaccctaaccctaaacaatATTCTCTACTGTAAAAATTAACTAATTTCTTTTACTCTGAGCTGTGTTAGACTTTTTTACCTCCGCTCAACTGACCACCAACAAACTCCTTTTGCGCAAGTATTTCATCTAAGAATGGTCATGTATGACGTGGACATTCCTTTCATCTGTTATAGAAAGTTATTTCTGATCCATGATGTGAGGTGGCTTATCCAAATCTGAGTAAAATGTTAAGTTGTTAAACTGCTTAGCACATGTGCATAGATCCCTAATCCATGaaatctgttttctcctctgacattttttgattctgatgttttaaaacacaacaactgtCCCTGTGATCTGTGTTTTAGTGGTGCAGAGTTAGTATCTGATGGAAATTCGTTTGGTGTCTTGAGGAAAAACTGAAGGATCCAGATCTGATACTTCTCAACtagtgtttatatatttattgatcaGCATGAATATACTTATGACCTCTGCTAGATTaggtttttgtctgtgtgtttgtctgtaaatttaatcataaaaatcataaaaatctcttaaacattgtgagataggttgtttttcaatattttggttgatttctctgagaataattcatggatcttgattggaaaaaaacagacatgttcatgggactgatatttatgagtgtgtgtagtcATTCACTACTTAGTGCCATTGCATTCATgctgttatcattattatcattattacataTCATTACTGTTTTTGTCATTATAACAACAGCCAGTCAGTGTTTGAACAACTCTCCCtggtctctccctccctctcttccccgctctctttcttctctgcccCCTTTTCcgtccacctctcctctctctcccatttctCTCCACCCACATGGTTCTGAGATTCTTTCACCGTTGtcaagtgctgctcattgttaGAACTCTAGGTTTTCTCTATAATATCACAAGACCTTGACCTTAAGTGCCATGAGAATACATATAAAATGTAACTGAATTTAAAGAAGTCAAAGTTTAAGAAACTGAAACATAATCAAACAAGTCATCTGTGGTATTTATCTAAATAATGTTTGTCTAATGTTGAACACTAGAAGGGGCTGTTGTCTAAGTTATACAGTCTccattcacaaaacacaaactctgtcACTGCACAATCTCACCAGCTTCCTCTCATGTGTCACATTCCTGTTGAAcatgtattcagtgttttttataaaaacacatcaaagtgAATAAAGTGAAGCTCTTTAGACCAAACTCTGgattattgtcttttattaagCATCAATCAGTAAAATTGCTTCAAAATTGCTCAGCTTCTCAGATGATATTTACAAGTTCAGTGTGACAGAGTTTTTAATAGCGCTACATGTGTCGAACAACAGGGGACCACAAAGATAATATCCTACAAAGTCGACTGGTAGAAAGTATGAAACTTTACAAAACCGACATTTCCCCCCAGACACAGTAATGGGCAGCACACAGACCAGTGAGATCTGAGCAGAGCTGATTTATTCcctgaagaagaacaagaagaataAGGGCAAGAGTCTTAGAATTAAATGATGTGTCTGTATTTGGCTTAAACCTCTTGTGCAATGTTTTATTGTGCTGAAAGAAAAATGGTTATCTAATAGCATTTAatcttgtgcttttgaaaaCTGTGTTATTCGAACCACTATGTCTGCACTTGTATGCTGACGCGTTTATTTGCATGGATGCTAGACTGCAGAggatttaataaagaaaataaataaagtgcagttcaggagaaaagaagagaaagaaagaaaagatataaaaagcATTGACATTGGTGACATCATCCGACAGACAAAATAGCTTTAACCATTTCAAAAGACTATTGCTTGTTTTGAGTAACTGGTTAATCCAACGTGATTAGAGGCTCAAGTCCACAGATTTCTCAATATTTTCCACATGTCTGACTGTTGTGTGGTGAATATTAATTAACTCTTCTCTCCTCGTTGTGTAAAACCACACTCCCTCTTGTTTTTTATCCATCTAATCTTTTTCCTCGGTGTCTTACTCCTTCAGTAGTGAAAGTCCTATGACGATttgtcagtttgacatttttctcacaTTACTATGCAGCATTAAGCGTCGGCCTGCAACAAATCCCTCACACCACTGACTGTTTGTGTAGTCTGCTTAAAGCCTCCAGACTCTTTCTTGCCAAGTTTGTTCCTCGGGATCCAGTGACAGCATCTGACCAAATGCTTTGCATTGTAACTGAGCTTTTCCTGCTGACCCAGACATTGCTTGATGGCCAAGATAATATTTATAGAATCACAGAAATGAACACATCCTCAACCCAACAGCCATTTTTGCTTTGTCACTTTCTGCGAAACTCTCAAGCTCGAGGACGCTCCTTGAATTTCATTTCTCATTTGCAGAATAGCATGGCAGCCCTCTCGCCTCTGGAATGCTGCACCCTCTCAAACGATGAAAGAAGAGCTCACAGTCAGTTTTTTTGATGAGGGTCTTGTCTGAGTTAAAGAGGTGTTTAGGCTGAAGTTGGACATGGGGCGAGGGAACAGAACGCCTCAGCCATCATTAGGAATGTCAGTTTTAATCAGGCTGACAGCGCTGCTGCACTGCTCCCTCTACCACACACTGCTTCTTCCTATTCcattcacatttcacacactctctctccctgggACTCAGCAGCTGAAGTGAACAGCATAGTTTCAGACGTACACTGCAGTGGTCAGGCTCCTATCCGCCCTTTTAATTAGCTGCAACGTGTGCCAGATTCTTTGAGAAATAAAGGAATGATGAATGAAAGGCCCCAAAATCTACTTTTCTGCTTACATcatttctttaataattcaTCCTTCATCAGACTGAAGCCACAGGTGAGGGAAACAAcgaatgaacaggtgaacagaatATAAAGCCTATGAGTGTCTGCCATGTGTTATTTGAGTCTTTTTCAAATTACAGTATGTTGTTTGCATCAAATGTGAGACAGCCAGTCATATCAAGCATCGCCATGGCCATTCACTCTTCTGAGTGAGTCtgcacctgtttgtttttttgtggattGGGACTTTTTTCCCCTGTAAATACTCGACGCATTTAGGTGTCAAGTGCACGAGGAAAGACATCAGAGGAAGTGTGACAGCACGACGAccatcttctctgtgtgtttgtttgctgtaaagtttatttaattgtCATTCAGGCTCCGTACGACAGCGACAGTGAGTGAGCGGGGGCAGGCGTTAGTTAAAAGCAAAGGCACAGAAATAACTAACTCTTATTAATCTAATGTTGCAAACAACCAACAACTGAGCACTAATTTTAAGCATAATAATTTACTACAAAAGAAAAGCTGCTTTGCAGCAGCATGCTTTCATGATATGTTGTAAAGTTGACAATGTTATAAAACTACGCTTGCATGATAAATGCAACAGAGAGCATGAGAGCaccagataataaaacaaaacactgagatTGGTCACATGTTTGGACTCCGGTGCACACAGAAAAGCAGGATGCAGGACGTTTGGTTGAGTTGAAGTGACCTGCGGACACACAGTGCACCTCCATGCTGTTTGGGTGGAGGCGTTGCTGTATATGTAACCTCAAGGTGGCTTATCATGTGAACTCAAACGAGCATAATGTTCTGGATTTCTTGGAGCAAATCCTGCAGGGAACCACAGAgtgtaaataatcaaattagCTTTTTAAACGGGTGTAAAATAAAGTGCTGTGTTCCTTCTGCATTAGCCTTCTTCTGTCTTTGCTCCTCCGTCAACAGCTTTTCTCCTTCAGATGCCAGTCCTGTGTTCTCCATCCTACACCTTTGTACTGAATGAGCAGGTACGGCTCCCTGAAATATGTCAGATTCGGCTGCTGCGACAAGGAATGCTTTCATTTCTAACATCTTCAGATAAAACAGTAAAACCTCTTCATCATCTGTATCTGAAAGAACAATTCTTTGGTTCTTCACATTGCACAAAGGTTAAAGGGACAGACAGTAACAGCGAGACGGTAGCAAACAATACAAATGCATCTACTGTAGTATAGTAATAAATGCAACTCCATCAGAATAATGCAGAACAGAGTGGAATTGTAAATCTATGACATTAGCACAATATATTTTATCTAAGTCCATTCTTTTATAAAATACcttaaaaatataattgaatttgATTCTTTACCTTGAACAATAAATGTGTAACTTTGTAATATTCTACTCTTGCTGTTTTACATGTACAATATTCACACTCTTGCCTGCTCACCGGATGAACTCATGAGCTCTGGTATTGGATATAAAGTTATTGTTATCAGCTACAATAGGAAGGAAAACACCTTTGTGAAAGTTTTGAAATAACGCAAGACTTTGATTTTCTccagatttgttttgtaaaacGAACCAATCTGAgggacacaaacagacatttagAAAACCAAACGAGAATAcgtaaacaaaacaagaataaac encodes the following:
- the LOC118104427 gene encoding retinol dehydrogenase 10, which encodes MIFIVDLLLMLIDLTYSILAAIVQTILRPRLKSIDGELCLITGAGGALGRLFALEFAKEGARLVLWDCNTAANEKTAELAREVGVEVHTYTVDLSKRPSIYEVADRVRAEVGDVTILVNNAGVVAGRRLLDCPDEILERTLLVNCHALFWMTKAFLPQMKEKNHGHIVTIASALGLFSTACVEDYCASKFGAVGFHESLTHELLAEELDGIKTTLVCPYIVDTGMFAGCEIRKELRGLIPPLEPLYTVQQSMKAILAEQQMICIPRIMYIPFLTRALLPWEANVATYRFMGGDKCMLPFIKNVEMKASNGHIKSS